One Heptranchias perlo isolate sHepPer1 chromosome 39, sHepPer1.hap1, whole genome shotgun sequence DNA segment encodes these proteins:
- the ppp1r10 gene encoding serine/threonine-protein phosphatase 1 regulatory subunit 10: MGSGPVDPKELLIGLDCLLGKDGEIKSGDGVVRIYRLMKDSKKLVSRCMYLNILLQTRSEEILNQFIGIGGYKLLNNWLTYSKTTNNGPLLQQILLALQLLPLTVDHLKQNNTAKLVKQISKSFDDEEIRNLAQVLVNHWMTVIRSQSSGPGMLDKQPEKKRRKDEKKEEGKIRAPVSERVPEPKSDLRVEMKQEETLEKKREKPKSLRTTAPSHAKFRSTGLEMEMPVPVPPKKTTPAPIISDKYNIKPAPLKRPSTSLTSSAAPQVEKKYKPLNMTLNTTKEIKVKIIPPQPIESTDFLEALNSAPVHGLKIKKKKKITSPTSIKSNPFDPKTSPEQNSAKPASPEVAVAEPMEEERPGTPVPLEEVPEPMETTVEEDATVAEPATPEVAPEALKLTKKGKKRKTVSWREESKLREYFYFELDETERVNVNKIKDFGEAAKREMMMDRQAFETARRLSHDTMEEKIPWTCPILIDLGPQLAERGSSSQEKYIQEEREKGILQEIFLSKDCVPESPHEPDPESYETIPPKIIPLDDENGIEDPSYEEPLQAVAASQSPDGSGSSKLPPVLANLMGSMGVVKTQQPGSNANPSINVQELLTSIMSNQRPIEELVKQPEFSDKIKQLLGPLQNQAPPGQRMMGPPPAVNGFPPAPNNVPHFPPGGPGAPGGPFPAPHGPGGPRMMGPPQQRDGYWEQPNENMRGNPHGMRGGPYQRGRGRSGDQNFRGRSGRGHPHGGGRGGHGNGMGGNHGGDMSNRPMCRHFMMKGSCRYENNCAFYHPGVNGPPLP, translated from the exons ATGGGTTCGGGGCCTGTAGATCCAAAAGAACTCCTAATAGGGTTGGACTGCCTCCTTGGTAAAGATGGGGAAATTAAAAGTGGCGATGGTGTCGTTAGAATTTACAG GTTGATGAAGGATTCAAAAAAGCTAGTAAGCAGGTGTATGTATTTGAACATCCTGCTACAGACCAGGTCGGAGGAGATCCTGAATCA GTTCATTGGCATTGGCGGTTATAAACTGCTgaataactggctgacctattccAAAACTACAAACAACGGGCCATTGTTACAACAGATTCTGCTGGCACTGCAGCTGTTGCCACTTACTGTGGACCATCTAAAACAA AATAACACAGCCAAGCTAGTGAAACAGATAAGCAAGAGCTTTGATGACGAAG AGATCAGGAATTTGGCACAAGTTTTGGTCAACCACTGGATGACTGTAATTCGTTCCCAGAGTTCAGGTCCTGGCATGCTAG aTAAACAGCCAGAGAAGAAGAGGCGGAAAGATGAAAAGAAGGAGGAAGGCAAGATTCGAGCGCCAGTCTCTGAACGAGTCCCAGAGCCCAAATCGGACCTCAGAGTGGAAATGAAGCAGGAGGAAACGCTGGAGAAAAAACGAGAGAAGCCCAAATCATTACGTACAacagcacccagtcatgccaagtTCAGGTCAACAG GCCTGGAGATGGAAATGCCAGTTCCCGTTCCGCCAAAAAAGACTACCCCTGCTCCGATAATTTCTGACAAGTACAACATCAAGCCAGCGCCTCTGAAGAGACCGAG cACTTCTCTAACGAGTAGCGCTGCACCACAAGTGGAGAAGAAGTACAAACCGCTAAATATGACTCTCAACACTACCAAGGAAATCAAAGTGAAAATCATTCCTCCCCAGC CTATTGAAAGCACTGACTTTCTGGAGGCACTCAACTCTGCTCCAGTACACGGGCTAAAaatcaagaagaagaagaagatcaCGTCGCCAACCAGTATCAAG tccaatCCATTCGATCCAAAAACCAGCCCTGAACAGAACAGTGCCAAGCCTGCTTCTCCAGAAGTTGCTGTTGCTGAACCCATGGAAGAGGAGAGACCTGGTACACCTGTGCCACTGGAAGAGGTGCCCGAGCCCATGGAGACGA CTGTCGAAGAGGATGCTACAGTAGCTGAGCCTGCTACCCCTGAGGTAGCACCAGAAGCACTGAAACTGACTAAAAAAGGCAAGAAGAGGAAGACCGTGTCGTGGCGTGAGGAGTCCAAGCTGCGAGAGTATTTCTACTTCGAACTGGATGAAACTGAGAGGG TCAACGTGAACAAGATCAAAGACTTTGGTGAAGCTGCCAAGCGAGAAATGATGATGGATCGGCAAGCGTTTGAGACGGCCCGCAGGCTGAGTCATGACACGATGGAGGAGAAGATCCCTTGGACGTGCCCGATTTTAATTGATTTAGGTCCTCAGCTAGCGGAGCGGGGGAGTAGCAGTCAGGAGAAATACATTCAGGAGGAGCGAGAGAAAGGGATTCTGCAGGAAATCTTCCTCTCCAAAGACTG TGTTCCGGAGAGTCCCCACGAGCCAGACCCAGAATCCTACGAAACTATTCCACCCAAGATCATTCCACTGGATGAT GAGAATGGCATAGAGGATCCCTCATACGAGGAGCCATTGCAGGCGGTCGCTGCCTCTCAGTCCCCAGACGGTTCAGGAAGCTCCAAGCTACCTCCAGTGCTGGCCAACCTGATGGGCAGTATGGGTGTAGTGAAGACCCAGCAGCCTGGGTCAAATGCCAACCCCAGCATCAATGTCCAGGAGTTGCTCACCTCCATCATG AGCAATCAAAGGCCCATCGAGGAGTTAGTCAAACAGCCAGAGTTCTCTGATAAAATCAAACAGCTACTTGGACCACTGCAGAACCAGGCCCCTCCAG GCCAGCGAATGATGGGCCCCCCACCAGCAGTGAACGGTTTCCCACCCGCCCCTAATAACGTGCCTCACTTCCCTCCCGGTGGCCCTGGTGCTCCAGGAGGGCCATTCCCAG CTCCCCACGGTCCTGGTGGCCCAAGGATGATGGGCCCCCCTCAGCAAAGAGATGGCTACTGGGAACAGCCGAACGAGAACATGAGGGGCAATCCACACGGCATGCGTGGAGGTCCCTACCAGCGAGGGCGGGGGCGCAGCGGAGATCAGAACTTCAGAGGCCGCAGTGGACGCGGCCACCCtcatgggggaggaaggggaggacacgGCAACGGAATGGGTGGAAACCACGGTGGAG ATATGTCGAACCGACCCATGTGTCGGCATTTCATGATGAAAGGCAGTTGCCGTTACGAGAACAACTGTGCCTTCTATCACCCTGGAGTGAATGGCCCCCCACTTCCCTGA